CAGAGCATCCGCTTCCTTTTCCCAGCTGCGAATGCGGCTTTCCTGTTGCGAAAGACGCTTTTCACGCTGCCCGAACTCTTCATCGCGCGCATCGACCTGCGCAACCTTGCGATCCAGATTTTCCTCGCGCTGCACAAGACGCTTCTCCTGTGCCTGCAATTCCCGGCGCATCTCACGGGCCTCTTGCTCCCAGGCCGTCTTTGCTTCCAGCAAGGCATCCTTTTTCTGAATTTCGGCTTCTTTGCGGAGAATATCCGCTTCCTTGGTGGCTTCCGACAGAATCTGGTCAGCCATTCTTTTCGCTTCAGCCAATTGGGTAGCCGCAACCTTGCGGCGTACAAGTGCCCCGCCGATGGCACCGACCAAAAATGCCGCGCCGATTCCTATCCACTGAATTTCTATACTCAAAGTTTAAACCTCCTAAATATTTATGTGCTTTCCAGCATACACCGCCCAGACGGTGTGAAAGAGTAATCCCGTTCCTCGGTAATCAATAAATCCAAACACTGGTCATGATCCTCGACCGGCAGACGTTCAACCAGCTGCGACTCAAAACTGAGCCCGACAGACAACGCCGGACGCCCGGATCCACAGAGCACCCGGTCGTAAAACCCCTTACCATACCCCAGCCGGTTACCCTCAAGGTCAAAAGCCACGCCAGGCACCAACACCAAATCGAGTGCACTGGATGGTATCGTGGCTGACCCGGTCGGTTCGAGCACGCCGAACGCCCCAGGTGAAAGCTGTTGCGGCGACGCAACCAGCACAAAATCGAGCTGATCGCCGCGCACCCGCGGGTATGCGACAGTTTTCCCCCGATGCAACGCCTCGTGAAATATTTCTTCAGTGAACACTTCGTTGAAAATCGGACTGTAAAGAGCCACCGCCTTCGCCTGCTCGAAAGCAGGCAACGCCAGCACCCGCTGCTGAACCCTGAGGCTGTGTCCCAGGCAGACTTCAGCGGCCAGATGTTTGCGACGGGCCAACATAATCTCGCGTAGCGATTTTTTAGGCATAGGCAGAGATCCCGCAGTAAAACGGCAATCTCCGAGGGGAGTACTTCTAGATGAGAGATGCGAGGACTGAGTTACCTTGTCTGGCTTGGTAGAAACCGTTTCTTGTAAGTCCTCCACCGCCATCACCGCCTCGGTTTTTACAAGGCAGCACACGACGGACCAAGACTAAAGTCCTCTTCTTTTCGCCTGAAACCCGGCGATAAAACAGTTTACAAGAAACGCAAAAGCGCAGTGCGCTAAAGACGTCCAACAAACCGAACAAACAAAACGCCTGGCGCAAGCGCCAAGGTTCTGGAAAACCCCAACCATTCAAATCTATCTAAAATCTCCGTGCGGAGATGGCCTGGCGCCAAGCGCCTTTTTTTCAAATGCGTTTAGCAGAAAAAGTCGCGAACGTCTCTCGAAAGCAGCGACAATGCGTTCAATTTTCGTGCGGGGGAGAATCTGGACATGCCTTTTCCAAGCGAGCCACAAGA
This DNA window, taken from Syntrophotalea carbinolica DSM 2380, encodes the following:
- a CDS encoding 5-formyltetrahydrofolate cyclo-ligase translates to MPKKSLREIMLARRKHLAAEVCLGHSLRVQQRVLALPAFEQAKAVALYSPIFNEVFTEEIFHEALHRGKTVAYPRVRGDQLDFVLVASPQQLSPGAFGVLEPTGSATIPSSALDLVLVPGVAFDLEGNRLGYGKGFYDRVLCGSGRPALSVGLSFESQLVERLPVEDHDQCLDLLITEERDYSFTPSGRCMLEST